Within Pseudomonas brassicacearum, the genomic segment GCGATGGCAATCACGCCCATGACGAAATAGCCAGCGATCACGTCGGCCATCCGCTGCATAGGGGCTTTGGAGCGCTGGGCCCGGGCGACCATCTGAACAATTTGCGCCAGGACGGTCTCGGCGCCGACCTTCTGCGCCGTCATCACCAAGCTACCGTGGGTATTGATCGTGGCGCCGATCAGGCTGTCCCCGGCGCGTTTGATCACCGAAACCGGCTCGCCGGTGAGCATCGACTCGTCAACGGCACTTTCACCTTCGAGTACCGCACCATCGACCGGGACCTTTTCACCGGGCCTGATCCTCAGGCGGTCACCCTGATGGACATGGGCCAGGGGGATGTCCTGTTCCTGGCCATCGGCGTTGATCCGGCGCGCGGTCTTGGGTGACAGCCCCAGCAGCGACTTGATGGCGGCCGATGTCTGCGAGCGTGCCTTGAGCTCCAGCATCTGCCCCAGCAAGGTGAGGGAGATGATCACCGCGGCGGCTTCAAAGTAGACGCCGATCCGCCCCTCTTGCAGGAACGTGGCGGGAAACCCTCCAGGCCAGAACGTGGCTGCGACACTGTAGAGATAGGCCGCCGCGGTGCCCAGGCCAATCAGGGTCCACATGTTCGGGCTACGTTGGCGAACAGAGACCACTGCTCGCACAAAAAACGGCCAGCCTGCCCACAGGACCACGGGTGTCGCCAGGAAAAACTCGACGAAATTTTGCATTTCACCGTGAAACAGCGACAAGGCGTGCCCCGCCATGGCGAGCACGGTCACGATGACCGTCAACGGCAAGGACCACCAGAAGCGGCGGGTGAAGTCCTTGAGTTCTGGGTTGTCCTCTTCTTCCAGCGCGGGCATCACCGGCTCCAGCGTCATGCCGCACTTGGGGCAGGTGCCGGGGCCGGGTTGGCGTATTTCCGGGTGCATGGGGCAGGTGTATTCAGTCGCCATGTCGTCCGTGTCCGTGCCCGAAGACATGCATCAAGGGGCATATCAGGAGAATCAGGTACGGCCAATTCGCCGTGATGTGGCTGAAGTGTTCTCGCACCAGATAGAAGAGGCCAATGACCAGCAACATGATCAATACAATGCCGGTCTTGCCCCGCCAGAATGACGTTGCGCCAGCAACTGGGGGTTGATGAGTGTTCATGGTATCGCTCCTTCAGGCCGGGCGAGCCATCGCCACCGATAAAC encodes:
- a CDS encoding DUF2933 domain-containing protein, with the protein product MNTHQPPVAGATSFWRGKTGIVLIMLLVIGLFYLVREHFSHITANWPYLILLICPLMHVFGHGHGRHGD